In Xylanivirga thermophila, a genomic segment contains:
- a CDS encoding SufB/SufD family protein — MLNTIDKQILEQVAGLHDVPQGAYNIRKNGKALGRNSTANIDIIPKKDKPGIDIIVKPGTKKQSVHIPVILSASGMNDMVYNSFDIGEGSDVLVVAGCGIHNPGNETAEHDGVHEFVVHKGARMKYVEKHYGQGQGTGKRILNPVTYVEVEEDGVAELELVQIKGVDYTKRDTRVKLHKNARLIVTERLLTSDDQEAYSIINVELLGEDSSAQIISRSVAQGNSKQVFNLNLLGKNRCRGHIQCDSIIMDNANVSSIPEISAYHADAQLIHEAAIGKIASEQLLKLQSLGYSQKEAEDIILEGFLK; from the coding sequence ATGCTGAATACTATAGACAAGCAAATTCTTGAGCAGGTAGCTGGACTTCATGATGTACCCCAGGGCGCATATAATATTCGTAAAAATGGTAAAGCTCTAGGACGCAATAGCACAGCTAATATAGATATTATTCCCAAAAAAGATAAACCTGGTATAGATATTATAGTAAAACCGGGTACCAAAAAGCAGAGCGTGCATATACCAGTCATACTCTCTGCTAGTGGTATGAATGATATGGTATATAACAGTTTTGATATAGGTGAAGGTTCCGATGTTTTAGTAGTAGCAGGATGTGGCATACACAACCCGGGCAATGAAACCGCCGAACACGATGGCGTACATGAATTTGTAGTGCACAAAGGAGCACGCATGAAATACGTAGAAAAACATTACGGGCAAGGCCAGGGTACTGGCAAGAGAATCTTAAATCCTGTTACCTATGTGGAAGTAGAGGAAGATGGTGTAGCTGAACTTGAGCTGGTACAGATAAAGGGAGTAGATTATACGAAAAGGGATACCCGGGTAAAGCTTCATAAAAATGCCCGCCTTATAGTAACAGAAAGGCTCCTTACCTCAGATGATCAGGAGGCCTATTCCATTATAAATGTAGAACTTTTAGGTGAAGATTCTTCGGCACAGATAATATCACGATCTGTAGCCCAGGGAAATTCCAAGCAGGTATTTAATCTAAATCTTTTAGGTAAAAATCGATGCAGGGGCCATATACAATGTGATTCCATCATAATGGACAATGCCAACGTAAGCTCAATACCTGAAATATCTGCTTACCATGCCGATGCACAACTTATACATGAAGCAGCCATTGGCAAAATAGCTTCAGAACAGCTTTTAAAGCTTCAATCCCTTGGTTATTCACAAAAAGAAGCAGAAGATATAATACTAGAGGGATTCTTGAAATAA